One region of Bacteroidota bacterium genomic DNA includes:
- a CDS encoding heme exporter protein CcmB, with product MNILQQVRWLIWKEFTVELNQKFSFSGLIVYVLSNVYICYLVFSDSLSVPVWNALFWILNSFIALNAVARSFLVDSQGALLFQYTLHHPLAVIISKILYNLALMLTLSLSIFLLFNLLLGSKVQSPGLFVVCIVLGNLGFSCVFSLAAALTARAGSSTVLLTVLALPLLFPVLMITVMLSKNSMDGVAASVFLKNILTLGALDLITFVLALILFPFLWKE from the coding sequence TTGAATATTCTGCAACAGGTAAGATGGTTAATTTGGAAAGAATTCACTGTTGAACTAAATCAAAAGTTTTCTTTTAGTGGATTAATCGTTTACGTTTTAAGTAATGTGTATATATGTTACTTGGTGTTTAGCGATTCACTTTCAGTACCGGTGTGGAATGCGCTTTTCTGGATTTTAAATTCGTTTATAGCACTAAACGCGGTTGCCAGAAGTTTTTTAGTGGATTCGCAAGGCGCATTACTATTTCAGTATACGTTGCATCATCCCTTAGCCGTAATTATTTCAAAAATTCTGTATAACCTGGCGCTCATGCTTACCTTATCGCTCAGCATATTTTTACTGTTTAATTTGTTATTAGGCAGCAAGGTGCAATCTCCGGGTTTGTTTGTTGTTTGTATTGTACTTGGCAATCTGGGATTTTCGTGTGTTTTTTCGCTGGCTGCAGCTTTAACGGCACGGGCGGGCAGCAGCACGGTGTTGCTCACCGTGTTGGCATTGCCATTATTGTTTCCGGTACTTATGATCACGGTCATGCTTTCTAAAAATAGCATGGATGGCGTAGCAGCTTCGGTATTTTTGAAAAATATTTTAACGCTTGGTGCCTTGGATTTAATTACCTTTGTGCTCGCATTAATTTTATTCCCATTCC